In the Engystomops pustulosus chromosome 2, aEngPut4.maternal, whole genome shotgun sequence genome, one interval contains:
- the LOC140117088 gene encoding uncharacterized protein, translating to MLDPRVQSENNPMLSRVILPAATGLCTGTIPPAAQDSASMLSYQQLWDSALAPSGQQLRDSASVLSRQQLRDSALAPFHQRLRDSAPTPSGQQPRDIASVLSRQQLRDSALAPSRQQLRDSALAASHQRLWDSAPTPSHQQTLHHPIICYPAHEVDDLLYEEVVLPESDVEFEQNQEESSEDESADGATAAVSTNPVSFQALLQRLREPIDEENRLNPWCFQDDPQWGPDEERPQLMEDTEGRLQNNQWCKCGSCKKMTTVEESICCCEFQAMDRLRHNITCVTQHPDFTSRIYSRDFLIELLQFSLRVTQRQFERQENRFLRWACYVKVTNLVYGFLGQGNRIPLPSCVVNKIRDIYPDPNATYTGFKWFPDYVFGDLPTNLNF from the exons atgctggaccccagagttCAATCAGAAAACAACCCAATGTTATCCCGTGTTATCCTGCCAGCAGCTACGGGACTCTGCACTGGCACCATCCCGCCAGCAGCCCAGGACTCTGCATCCATGCTATCCTACCAGCAGCTATGGGACTCTGCACTGGCACCATCCGGCCAGCAGCTCCGGGACTCTGCATCCGTGCTATCCCGCCAGCAGCTACGGGACTCTGCACTGGCACCATTCCACCAGCGGCTCCGGGACTCTGCACCCACACCATCCGGCCAGCAGCCCCGAGACATTGCATCCGTGCTATCCCGCCAGCAGCTCCGGGACTCTGCACTAGCACCATCCCGCCAGCAGCTCCGGGACTCTGCACTAGCAGCATCCCACCAGCGGCTCTGGGACTCTGCACCCACACCATCCCACCAGCAGACTCTGCACCATCCAATTATCTGTTATCCA GCCCATGAAGTAGATGACTTACTTTATGAAGAAGTTGTGCTTCCAGAGTCTGATGTTGAATTCGAACAAAATCAAGAG GAAAGCTCAGAAGATGAATCAGCAGATGGTGCTACTGCAGCTGTGAGTACCAACCCAGTG AGTTTCCAAGCCCTATTGCAACGCTTAAGAGAGCCTATTGATGAGGAGAATCGTCTTAACCCGTGGTGTTTTCAGGACGACCCTCAGTGGGGTCCTGACGAGGAACGTCCCCAACTAATGGAGGACACAGAGGGCAGGCTACAAAATAATCAGTGGTGCAAATGTGGCAGTTGCAAGAAGATGACTACAGTTGAGGAAAGCATCTGTTGCTGTGAATTTCAGGCAATGGATAGACTGCGCCACAATATTACCTGCGTTACTCAGCATCCTGACTTTACCTCAAGGATTTATTCTAGAGATTTTCTTATCGAACTGCTACAGTTCTCCTTACGCGTGACTCAACGCCAGTTTGAGCGACAGGAAAATAG ATTTTTACGTTGGGCCTGTTATGTCAAGGTTACCAATCTGGTTTATGGATTTCTTGGACAAGGAAATAGGATACCTTTACCATCTTGTGTGGTGAATAAAATTAGAGATATTTATCCAGACCCCAATGCCACATATACTGGATTTAAATGGTTTCCTGATTATGTGTTTGGAGACCTGCCCACCAATTTGAACTTCTAA